The region GTTGCGGGTATCGCAATGGGCCTGGTTAAAGAACAAGATAACTTTGTCGTTCTGTCCGACATTCTGGGTGACGAAGATCACCTGGGCGACATGGACTTCAAAGTAGCAGGTAGCCGTGACGGTATTACCGCGCTGCAGATGGACATTAAAATTGAAGGCATCACCCGCGAAATCATGCAGGTGGCACTGAACCAGGCCAAGGGCGCGCGTCTGCACATCTTGGGCGTAATGGAACAGGCTATCAGCACCCCGCGTGGCGATATCTCTCAGTTCGCACCGCGTATCCACACAATCCGAATCAACCCGGACAAGATCAAAGACGTGATCGGTAAAGGCGGCTCTGTCATCCGTGCGCTGACTGAAGAAACCGGTACTACCATCGAAATCGAAGATGATGGTACGGTTAAAATTGCTGCTACCGACGGTGAGAAAGCCAAGTTCGCTATCCGCCGCATCGAAGAGATCACCGCAGAGATCGAAGTGGGCCGTATTTACCAGGGTAAAGTTACCCGTATCGTTGATTTCGGCGCATTCGTGGCGATCGGCGGCGGTAAAGAAGGTCTGGTGCACATCTCTCAAATCGCTGACAAGCGCGTTGAGAAAGTGACCGACTACCTGCAAATGGGTCAGGAAGTACCGGTTAAGGTACTGGAAGTTGACCGTCAGGGCCGTGTGCGTCTGAGCATCAAAGAAGCGACAGCGCCAGAAGCAGACTCGTCTGCACCTGCGCCTGAAGCAGAATAACTGTATAGATAGATTTACAGCTCCCCGCCATGGGGTTGGGAGCTGTTCGTATCGCGCGGGTAGGATGCCTGCGTATTAGCAAACGGATGACAGGACGTTCATCCAATGTTTGTCTTCGGGAGTGGGAAATGAAGCCTTTCTTGCGCTGGTGTTACGTTGCGACAGCACTCATGCTGGCAGGATGCAGCAACCATGATTGGCGTAAAGACGAAGTTTTGGCGATCCCGTTGCAGCCAACGCTGCAGCAGGAAGTGATCCTGGCGCGCATGGAACAAATACTTGCCAGCCGGGCACTGACGGACGATGAGCGTGCGCAGCTTTTATATGAGCGCGGTGTGCTGTATGATAGCCTCGGGCTACGTGCACTGGCGCGCAATGATTTCTCGCAAGCGCTGGCGATACGTCCTGATATGCCGGAAGTTTTCAACTACCTGGGCATTTACTTAACGCAGGCAGGCAATTTTGATGCTGCCTATGAAGCGTTTGATTCTGTACTAGAGCTTGATCCAACTTACAATTACGCGCGTTTAAACCGGGGCATCGCACTGTATTATGGCGGCCGCTTCCCGTTGGCGCAGGATGATCTGCAGGCGTTTTATCAAGACGACCCAAACGATCCCTTCCGTTCGTTGTGGCTGTATCTTGTGGAAAGAGAAATCGATCCCAAGAAGGCTGACGTAGCGCTCCAGCAGCGTTATGACAAAGCGAACCGAGGGCAATGGGGATGGAATATTGTCGAATTCTACCTGGGCAACATCAGCGAAAAAACGCTGATGGAAAGGCTCAAGGCAGAGGCAACGGATAACACTTCGCTCGCTGAGCATCTCAGTGAAACTGACTTCTATTTGGGTAAACACTACCTGAGTCTGGGGGACAAGGACACCGCTTCGGCGCTGTTCAAACTGACGGTTGCTAACAACGTTCATAATTTCGTTGAGCACCGCTATGCATTGTTGGAATTGGCGCTGTTGGGCCAAGAACAAGACGACCTATCGGAATCGGACCAGCAATAGCTGACGAACACCTCTACCCAAAAGATTTCAAGTTGCGGCAAGGCGGCAATCGAACGAATCCCTGGGAGCTTAGTTCACTAAGTGACGAGGGTGAGGGAGAGCAGCCAACACAGCGGCGGCTTGGAAGATGAAGGGTAATCAGCCTGATTAACATTGGTTTTATAGCCAAAGTTATCGCCTTAACGGGCGAGGGCTTCTTTGTTCGTTTTATAATCTAATTTGAGCCGGTTCACACTTTTCAATGAAAATGACTGAAAATTTTCTCGACGAGTTATGTAGACTGGCTGCCATTATTAATGAGGCACGTGTACATGACTACTGAGCTTGAAACCTCTTTTGCTGACCTGGGGCTGTCTGCTCCTATCATTTCTGCCCTGACCGATCTGGGCTACGAAAAACCGTCACCGATCCAGGCTGAGTGTATTCCTCACCTGTTGAACGGCCGTGATGTGCTGGGCATGGCGCAGACCGGTAGCGGTAAAACTGCAGCGTTCTCGCTGCCACTGCTGCACAACCTTGACGCTTCCCTGAAGGCACCACAGATTCTGGTGCTGGCACCGACCCGCGAACTGGCGGTTCAGGTTGCTGAAGCGATGACTGATTTCTCTAAACATATGACTGGCGTTAACGTTGTTGCCCTGTACGGCGGCCAACGTTACGACGTGCAGCTGCGCGCCTTGCGTCAGGGCCCACAAATCGTAGTGGGTACCCCAGGCCGCCTGCTGGACCACCTGAAACGCGGCACGCTGAACCTCTCTAACCTGAGCGGTCTGGTGCTGGATGAAGCCGACGAAATGCTGCGCATGGGCTTTATCGAAGACGTAGAAACCATCATGGCGGAGATCCCGGCTGAACATCAGACCGCGTTGTTCTCTGCAACCATGCCGGAAGCGATCCGTCGCATTACCCGTCGCTTCATGAAAGATCCGCAGGAAGTGCGCATTCAGTCCAGCATCACTACCCGTCCGGACATCAGCCAGAGCTACTGGACTGCGCAAGGCATGCGCAAGAACGAAGCGCTGGTGCGTTTCCTGGAAGCTGAAGACTTTGATGCGGCGATCATCTTCGTGCGTACCAAAAACGCGACCCTGGAAGTGGCTGAAGCGCTGGAGCGCAGCGGTTACAGCAGCGCCGCACTGAACGGCGACATGAACCAGGCGCTGCGTGAGCAGACCCTGGAGCGTCTGAAAGACGGTCGTCTGGATATCCTGATCGCCACCGACGTTGCCGCTCGCGGTCTGGACGTTGAGCGTATCAGCCTGGTTGTGAACTACGACATCCCTATGGATTCCGAGTCTTACGTTCACCGTATCGGTCGTACCGGTCGTGCTGGTCGCGCCGGCCGCGCGCTGCTGTTCGTGGAAAACCGCGAACGCCGCCTGCTGCGCAACATCGAACGCACCATGAAGCTGACCATTCCAGAAGTTGAGCTGCCAAATGCAGAGCTGCTGGGTGAGCGTCGTCTGGCCAAGTTCGCCGCTAAAGTACAGCAACAGCTGGAAAGCAGCGATCTGGACATGTACCGCGCGCTGCTGGCTAAACTGCAGCCGGAAGAAGAGCTGGAAATGGAAACTCTGGCCGCAGCACTGCTGAAAATGGCGCAGGGCGAACGTCCTCTGATTCTGCCACCGGATCCGGTATTCAAACCGCGTCAACGTCGTGAGTTCAACGACCGTGACGATCGTGGCTCAGATCGCGGCAACGACCGTCGTCGTGACGCGCGTCCAGACAGCCGTGACGGTGGCGCTGAGCGTCCACGTCGCGAACGTCGTGACGTTGGCGAAATGCAGCTGTACCGCATTGAAGTGGGCCGTGATGACGGTGTGGAAGTTCGTCATATCGTTGGCGCGATCGCTAACGAAGGCGACATCAGCAGCCGTTACATCGGTAACATCAAGCTGTTTGCCGGCCACTCCACCATCGAACTGCCAAAAGGCATGCCGGGCGAGATCCTGTCTCACTTCACCCGTACCCGCATCCTGAACAAGCCGATGAACATGCAGTTGCTGGGCGATGCACAGCCGCATGAACGTCGTGAGCGTCGCGAAGGCGGGGCTCCTGGTGGCGAGCGTCGTGGCGGTGCTCGTCCGTTCAACGGCGAACGTCGCGAAGGTGCCGGCGCCGGTGCTCCACGTCGTTCTTTCAATGAGCGTCGCGAAGGCGGTAACGCCAACGCCGGTGGCGAACGTCGTGGCGGTAACTTCAACCGTGACGGCCAACGCGCACCGCGTCGTGATGATGCCGCTCCGGCTGCACCACGTCGCCGTTTCGGTGATGCATAACGTCTGATTTAGCCGTTCGCGGTTAGTCACACTGAAAAACCAGCCTTCGGGCTGGTTTTTTTATGCCTGAAATTTACCGTTAAGCGCGGTTAAATGGCGTATCCTTTATAAGGTTTTTTCTTATGGATACTACGCACAGGAGATGCCATGAGTTGGCAGCAATTTAAATCTCAATACCTGGTGCGCTTTTGGGCGCCACTGCCGGCGGTGATTGCCGCCGGGATACTCTCGACTTACTACTTCGGCATGACCGGCACCTTCTGGGCGGTAACCGGCGAATTTACCCGCTGGGGCGGCCATTTGTTGCAGGCGTTTGGCCTGCATCCCGAGCAATGGGGCTACTTTAAGGTTATCGGCCTTGAGGGCACGCCGCTGCAACGCATCGACGGTCGGATGATCATCGGTATGTTCGCCGGCTGCATCGCCGCCGCGCTGTGGGCCAACAACATCAAGCTACGCCGGCCACAGCACCGTATCCGCATTGTACAGGCGCTGTTGGGCGGCATTATCGCCGGCTTTGGCGCGCGGTTGGCGATGGGGTGTAACCTGGCGGCGTTTTTTACCGGCATTCCGCAGTTCTCGCTGCACGCCTGGTTCTTCGCGCTGGCAACCGCAGCCGGTTCTTACTTTGGCGCCA is a window of Serratia plymuthica DNA encoding:
- the nlpI gene encoding lipoprotein NlpI, yielding MKPFLRWCYVATALMLAGCSNHDWRKDEVLAIPLQPTLQQEVILARMEQILASRALTDDERAQLLYERGVLYDSLGLRALARNDFSQALAIRPDMPEVFNYLGIYLTQAGNFDAAYEAFDSVLELDPTYNYARLNRGIALYYGGRFPLAQDDLQAFYQDDPNDPFRSLWLYLVEREIDPKKADVALQQRYDKANRGQWGWNIVEFYLGNISEKTLMERLKAEATDNTSLAEHLSETDFYLGKHYLSLGDKDTASALFKLTVANNVHNFVEHRYALLELALLGQEQDDLSESDQQ
- the yrbN gene encoding protein YrbN, whose amino-acid sequence is MTENFLDELCRLAAIINEARVHDY
- a CDS encoding DEAD/DEAH family ATP-dependent RNA helicase, with the translated sequence MTTELETSFADLGLSAPIISALTDLGYEKPSPIQAECIPHLLNGRDVLGMAQTGSGKTAAFSLPLLHNLDASLKAPQILVLAPTRELAVQVAEAMTDFSKHMTGVNVVALYGGQRYDVQLRALRQGPQIVVGTPGRLLDHLKRGTLNLSNLSGLVLDEADEMLRMGFIEDVETIMAEIPAEHQTALFSATMPEAIRRITRRFMKDPQEVRIQSSITTRPDISQSYWTAQGMRKNEALVRFLEAEDFDAAIIFVRTKNATLEVAEALERSGYSSAALNGDMNQALREQTLERLKDGRLDILIATDVAARGLDVERISLVVNYDIPMDSESYVHRIGRTGRAGRAGRALLFVENRERRLLRNIERTMKLTIPEVELPNAELLGERRLAKFAAKVQQQLESSDLDMYRALLAKLQPEEELEMETLAAALLKMAQGERPLILPPDPVFKPRQRREFNDRDDRGSDRGNDRRRDARPDSRDGGAERPRRERRDVGEMQLYRIEVGRDDGVEVRHIVGAIANEGDISSRYIGNIKLFAGHSTIELPKGMPGEILSHFTRTRILNKPMNMQLLGDAQPHERRERREGGAPGGERRGGARPFNGERREGAGAGAPRRSFNERREGGNANAGGERRGGNFNRDGQRAPRRDDAAPAAPRRRFGDA